CAGCTTGTAAAGATTTGCCTAAATAAGCATCATCATCATGACCACTAAGAAAAATTACTTTTACTTTGGGAAAACGTTGAGAAATAATTTTAGTTGCTTTTAAACCATCCATCTGTGGCATATTAATATCCATTAGCACAATATCAGGCTGCAATTTTTCTACTTCTTGAATAGCATCTTGACCATTGTGAGCCACTCCTAATACTTGAATATCCTGTTCTACATCGAGCCAAGTTTTCAGCACTTCACATAGAAGAGCCTGATCGTCTACTAATAAAATATTAATCATTCAATATACCTAGATAACTCTAATTCCTAATATTTATGCCGAAACGCAACTCAAACATAGTATTTCCGATGATCTTAATAGATAATTGGGCAAAAAAATGATTACACTTCAACTCTTCAACTGTTTGTCAAGCTACTTGGAATGCTGAAGAAAATAAATACCAGATAGGTTGAATTACTTTAACTTGCAGGAGCGATTAACTAGTTTCAATCAATTAAAGTTACGCTCGAAAAAATTATTAATTAAATTTTGGCGAAATTTTTCAAGTATATTGGTGATTTTGTTGTATTTCAAGCAGTAGGTGGTAGATTGCTAAGCTAAGCAATTAAAAAAAATTCTCAGCCTGAGGAAGTGAGAAGCTGGAGGTGAAAGAATTCGCGATCGCGCATCTAGTAGTCCTTTATTCAACCACGTTGTTGAGTCAACAAGTTAGTTGGATAACAATCCTTAATCAACTTAAATAGTTTATCTGAATCTGCTTCACCTTGGTAATCACCAAGAAAATCTATCTCATTATCAATCGTGAAATCTGCTTGAAGGCAAATTCATTTTATTGACTTTATGGAAACAATCTTTTTTGCCGTAGAACACTACATAACAGAGATTTCTATCAAAGGAAATCTGGAACAATTTTTGCTCGTTTTGTCTGTGTCTTTGAGCGTTGCGACAATTTCACGGATCTTTAGCTGGTTTCGGCAAATTCCCTATACCCTGCTATTAGTAATAGTTGGACTTGGCTTGGCTTTTGTAGATATTCGCCTGGCAAGGCTATCACCAGAGCTAATTCTAGAAATTTTTCTACCTCCTTTATTATTTGAGGCAGCCTGGAATACCCGTTGGCGTAATCTTAAAAACAGTCTGATTCCTGTGAGTCTATTTGCTGTTTTCGGCGTGGTTATTTCTATAGTCGGAGTAGCATTCCCCCTCAGCTATTTTATCGATGATATGCCTTGGCCAATTGCTCTTTTAGTTGGTGCTTGTATGTCTTCCACCGATCCGATATCTATAGTAGCGTTGCTGCGGGAGTTGGGAGCAAGTAAACGTTTAACAACCCTCATAGAAGGGGAAAGTTTGTTTAATGATGGTGTGGCGGTAGTTGCTTTTCTGTTGTTGGTTAATATTCCTCTAGGTATTGGCGAATTTGATATTTCGACCATCGTCATTCGCTTTATCACGTTTGCGGGTATTGGTTTTAGCGTTGGCGGCTTAATTGGATTTGGAATTTCTTATCTGACTCAAAGGTTTGATTTACCTTTGGTAGAACAGTCTTTAACCTTGGTTTCGGCCTATGGTACGTATTTAATTACCGAGGAATTAGGCGGTTCGGGGGTAATTGGGGTTGTTACCGTCGGGATTATTTTGGGTAATTTTGGCTCACAAATCGGCATGAATCCCCGTACTAGACTATTACTCTCAGAATTTTGGGATTTTCTGGCATTTTTCGTGAATTCTATCGTCTTTTTGTTAATTGGTGACCAAATAAACTTTAGTAGTTTAAAAAGTAACTTCGGTCTAATTGTCATAGCAATCGCAGCGGTTTTAGCTACTAGAGCCATTGCTATCTTTGGTTTGGGCAATATTAGTAATCTAGTTAGTCGAACTAAAACTAACCTCAAAGAACAAACCGTACTCTGGTGGGGTGGCTTACGGGGTTCTGTATCTATCGCTCTAGCATTGAGTGTTCCCGAAGTGTTGTCGAGTAGACAAGAAATTATT
The sequence above is drawn from the Coleofasciculaceae cyanobacterium genome and encodes:
- a CDS encoding cation:proton antiporter; translated protein: METIFFAVEHYITEISIKGNLEQFLLVLSVSLSVATISRIFSWFRQIPYTLLLVIVGLGLAFVDIRLARLSPELILEIFLPPLLFEAAWNTRWRNLKNSLIPVSLFAVFGVVISIVGVAFPLSYFIDDMPWPIALLVGACMSSTDPISIVALLRELGASKRLTTLIEGESLFNDGVAVVAFLLLVNIPLGIGEFDISTIVIRFITFAGIGFSVGGLIGFGISYLTQRFDLPLVEQSLTLVSAYGTYLITEELGGSGVIGVVTVGIILGNFGSQIGMNPRTRLLLSEFWDFLAFFVNSIVFLLIGDQINFSSLKSNFGLIVIAIAAVLATRAIAIFGLGNISNLVSRTKTNLKEQTVLWWGGLRGSVSIALALSVPEVLSSRQEIIDTVFGVVLFSLLVQGLSMKWLLSTLDLIGDQPLRQEYSELLARKVAMTRVLNYLNSNELAEDIDPEYYRYQKELVKGELKSIREKIATMQKKYERLRSLTMEQLKEQLLDIEADTYAEFIRAGKLNENLSPVLQKIIAKAEDT